The following is a genomic window from Camelus dromedarius isolate mCamDro1 chromosome 21, mCamDro1.pat, whole genome shotgun sequence.
AGCCCCTCCAAACAAGAATGTGACCTCCAGGAACATCACTGGGGGCTGGCAACTAGGAcagagctgccttctcccggGACTCCCAcctgtcccctctcccaccttgtcCAAGGGTGCAGACCCCAGAGCAGAACTGAGCCCTGGAGAACAGGTCTGGCCAGGCAGATGGGTAGGGGAAGGATGGGGAAGCTGGTCACTTTGGCATCTCCAAGGCTGACACTTGAGGCTTCACCTTGAAATACTGGTTGAATCGGATCACTGCGTACCTGCCAAAAAACAGGAAAGGGAACTGGGGGTTAAAAGGGAAGCTGGGTGATCCCTGCTTGGGGCACTCACATCACAAGGTAAGTTCTCACCAAACTCGTACCATCTAGGTCAGGGAAAATGGACCCCAGCCCAgaatgggtttttttgttttgttttgttttgttttacttcacctatacttttatttttcttagatcaGACTGGAGCAACCCTTCCCCAAACATGTTTGGTTGTCTGTTGATTTTTCACAGCTCAGTGTGGTCAGTGCATTCATATTGTTGACCAACAGATCTCCGCAActctttcattttgcaaaactggaaCTCTGTCTCCACCGCACAGCAACTACCCACTTCCCTCCAgccaccaccattctactttctgtctcgatgaatttgactactttagcttcctcatctaagtggaatcatacgATACTCGTctttttttttgtgactggcttgtttcacttagtacAATGTCCTCGAGGCTCATCCCTGTTGGAGCATGTGGCACaatctccttccttttaaaggcgggatagtattcctttgtatgcagagaccacgttttgtttattcatttattcatcagtggacactcgggttgcttccacctcttggctttTGTGGATAATCCTACTATGAACATGGCTGTGCAAAcatctttgagaccctgctttcaattctttggggtatatacccagcAGTAAGATTGCAGGAttatacagtagttctattttttaactttttgaggaagcAGAGTATAATTTCCCACAaaagctgcaccattttatattcccagcagcagtgcacaagggtttccgtGTCTCCATATCCTCACTGACACTtgttatttcctatttatttaaggGTGGCCATCCCAGTGGGTGTGAGGGGGTCTGGCTGTGGCTTTGACttccatttctctaatttttGTGAACACTTTGAAGCCAGCATAGTGATTCCTTTTCAGCGGAGGGTGGGTGGAAAGGATAAAGACAGAAACTGGACAAGAATGGAAGACAACATGATTCATGGTCCTTTAGGAACACATGTATCTCACACGACAGGGCCATTTAAGTAGTTCAGTATTCAAGTAAAGTCTTGGTATAGCCCCTGGCCACCCAGGTGAACCCAGTGAGTCATTCTGCCCTCTGGAACTCTGTCCCCTCTGATATAAAACGAGGGTCGGATTCGTGATCTTTCAGATCTATTTCCAACAATTTCCTTTGCCACCAGGCTCTGTGTGGAAGAGCTCTGGCGGAAGAGCCGTAGCAGTGAGTCGGTGGTAGGCAGTGAGTAGGTGGTTGGAAGGCTGTGAGTAGGTGGTAGGCTGTGAGTAGGCGGTAGGCTGTGAGTAGGCGGCAGGCTGTGAGTAGGTGGTTGGTAGGCTGTGAGTAGGTGGTAGGCTGTGAGTAGGCGGTAGGCTGTGAGTAGGTGGTTGGTAGGCTGTGAGTAGGCGGTAGGCTGTGAGTAGGCGGTTGGTAGGCTGTGAGTAGGCGGTTGGTAGGCTGTGAGTAGGCGGTTGGTAGGCTGTGAGTAGGCGGTAGGCTGTGAGTAGGTGGTTGGCTGTGAGTAGGCGGTAGGCTGTGAGTAGGTGGTAGGCTGTGAGTAGGCGGTTGGTAGGCTGTGAGTAGGCGGTAGGCTGTGAGTAGGCGGTTGGTAGGCTGTGAGTAGGCGGTAGGCTGTGAGTAGGTGGTAGGCTGTGAGTAGGTGGTTGGCTGTGAGTAGGCGGTAGGCTGTGAGTAGGTGGTAGGCTGTGAGTAGGCGGTTGGTAGGCTGTGAGTAGGCGGTTGGTAGGCTGTGAGTAGGCGGTAGGCTGTGAGTAGGCGGTTGGTAGGCTGTGAGTAGGCGGTAGGCTGTGAGTAGGTGGTTGGTAGGCTGTGAGTAGGCGGTAGGCTGTGAGTAGGCGGTAGGCGGTGAGTAGGCGGTTGGTAGGCTATGAGTAGGCGGCAGGCTGTGAGTAGGTGGCAGGCTGTGAGTAGGCGGTTGGTAGGCTGTGAGTAGGCGGTAGGCTGTGAGTAGGTGGTAGGCTGTGAGTAGGCGGTAGGCGGTGAGTAGGTGGTAGGTAGGCGGTGAGTAGGTGGTTGGTAGGCTGTGAGTAGGCGGTTGGTAGGCTGTGAGTAGGCGGTAGGCTGTGAGTAGGCGGTAGGCTGTGAGTAGGCGGCAGGCGGTGAGTAGGCGGTTGGTAGGCTGTGAGTAGGCGGTAGGCTGTGAGTAGGTGGTTGGTAGGCTGTGAGTAGGCGGTAGGCGGTGAGTAGGCGGTTGGTAGGCTGTGAGTAGGCGGTAGGCTGTGAGTAGGTGGTTGGTAGGCTGTGAGTAGGCGGTAGGCTGTGAGTAGGTGGTTGGTAGGCTGTGGGTAGGTGGTAGGCTGTGAGTAGGTGGTTGGTAGGCTGTGAGTAGGCGGTAGGCTGTGAGTAGGTGGTTGGTAGGCTGTGGGTAGGTGGTAGGCTGTGAGTAGGTGGCAGGCTGTAAGAAGGAACGAGGATCTCCTACGAGACAGGAGGCGGGGTGTGAGGGCTGCTGACCACGTTCAGAGAGGAGCTCTGGGCTCGCGTGCGTCCGCAGGCATCTGCCCTGGAGCAGCGACCCCACTGGATGTGGGCTGGCTGAATGGAGGTGAGCCAGCAGAGCGGAAGCCTGTGCTCCAGACAGTTGATCTGGGCTGTCCTTTGTCACATTTTGGGCCCGAggcccttcctttcctccccacctccccctctgaCTTGTTCCCTGCACTCACCTGAGGAAATCGAAGTCGATGGTGGAGAACTGGTTCTGGATGAGGGCCCAGAGTGCCCAGAAGAAGTGAGACGCCTGGAAATAGACCAGAGGAGGTCACTGTGGCGAGCCCCCCATACCTGTCATGGACCCCATGGAGCTGGAAGGACAAAGTCTCAGACACAGAACCGGGGCACTGGCCGAGACACAGTGGGGTGTCCCCAGCACAGGTGGGGGTATTCCAGAGGCCAAGTCACTGGATGGTTTTGGGGGTTTCACTCCTTCTAGAAAAAGGTAAGCAGAGTAGCCTTGGGGCTTAAGCAGGATGGGGACTTTCAGCTTGTTCCCCAGCCCAAGCAGGACCCAAACTCCAGCCCTGGCCACTCCCGGACCAGGAGAATCTTCAAGGCCAAGGCATCCAGGACGAGAAGAATTCCTAAGCCAGAGCTCAGGCCTGGTGGCCAGTGGAGGGGCTGGTACCCCGTCGGCAGTGCCCTGGCCACATGGTCATCACTGGCCCAGACTGCTGGAAGACCCCTAAACTGACCTCTtccacccctttccctctcttttatCAAGAGGCGGGTCAGGTTAGAAAATGAGCGTAATTGTAGGACAAGGGGGCGCGAGTCCACAACTGCTTCCCCGGAGCCAGACCCCACGGGGCCCAGGCCACTTCGAGCTCAAGAAGCCAGAGCACCATGCTTCCTGCTGCCACTGAGCAGACACCAGTGATGCCACTGCTTTCCCGGgccatcccccaccccaagtcccaCTCACTCTGGGGTTGGCTATACAGCCCCTCCctccattttcttcccttttcaggACTTTAAAAGGGGGAGGGGCATAGATCAATTAGCACGTGGGAATGATTAGTAAAAATTAAGCAAGCagaaggcctgggtggggcagttAAGGGGAAGAATCTGATGGAGAATCAGTCTTGGTCAATGAGGAAGATGGACTAGGCAATCCCAAATCATAGGTAATTAAAGATTTTATTGAAGCTCTATGACATATTGTGAAATTCGGGGCAGCTGTATTATCTTTTTGCTTCTGCATAGCTGACATTAACAAGACTAGTTAGTAATCCCCTGGGCACACACCGGTGGAGACCTGGCATGAACTGTGTACCTTGGATAAGCAGCACTCAAAATCCAGAACTGACAGCACAGTCATTTGTGAAGGAAGAGCCTGAACGGAAAGGCTTACACAGAGTTCTGAGTCAGTGGAGATAGTTAACAAGGAGGATTAGAACTGACATTTTCTATCTCCTccaaaggcttaaaaaaaaaatcatgtatttaacTGCAGCATGAAAGGCTAAGGGTTAGACACTAGAAAGAACTTGTCCAAATGAGAGAAGTGCTAAAATAGGGAGCTGGGATCTTTCTTGGAAGTAGTTCTCGAGGAAGAAGAGCGCCTAGACGtgatgaaatgggagaaaagcaGGGAACAGGGTATCTTAGTACTAAGGGGATGCCCACGATGGGTCTTCCCAGACCACACCCCTAGGCTGGGTTCCAGGATCACATGATGGGAGTCCCCAGGACCTCACACCCAACCCTgggctctgcttcctcctccatccACCACAAGGCTGTGGGAAGGTAAGAGCTGGGGGTGGGTCCTGAgtccctcctgccttctccctcccctgcccctccctgcccccagccacaaGCACTCACCAGGGCAAACTTGTTGACTTGAACGTAGAGCCTCTCCACCTCCCTGGGGGCCGCGGCCGCCCCCTTCTGTGCCTGCAGGTAGTAGCCGAGCCACTGCAGCTGGGTCTCCCGCGCTGGGTACCAGCAGTAATCTACCTCGTTCACACCTGCGCGGGAGGCAGCCACACCCAAGTCGCTAGGAGGCGGGGCAGCCTAGGGGTCTCCTCCAACTCAGGAGGTGCTCCCTGAAGCCCTCAAAACCTCCATCTACTTTGCCCGGTGGGGCTGAGCCTCAGAAAGCAGCTTCTCTGACCACCAGACTCTAACGTGTGGAGTGTCGACCCCTATCCCAGCTGAGGGCACTGCTTTCAGTGCGCTGAGCTGgatgaaagcagagagagagggagactcgCTGAGGGGCACAGTCTTGAGAGTGATGGGGACCCCTAAGGCAGAACTTACTGTATGCCCGCACCCTCTATAAAACCACGGCCCGTAAGAGGCGCTCAGTCAAAGCCCTGACTCACGGACCTAGGTGGCTGAGGTCTAATGCTAACCTGGAGGCAACTTCAGGCAGGCCCCTTCCTCTCACTTACAAAGTGAGGGAGCTGGACTTAATGTGTCTCAAACACTGCTTCCTGGACCATGTTGAGCCGGTTCCTTAAAAAAGCATCAACTGGAGGGCTTGGCCAAAATACAGTTTCCCCGGCCCCCACCCATTCTCCACATGATTCGAAATGCAGCTTGGAACCCCTGAGCTTGTCCAGTCCCCCGCTTCCTCGCGTCCTCAAGCTGCCAGCCCAACACACACCGCCACACCCTGGGCATGGTGGCAGGGACCCCGGCTTCAGAGCTGATACAGAAAGAAGTGGTTTACTTAAGGCAGGGCCAGCCCAGAGCCACTTTCCCtggtcccttcctcctcctcttccttcagtcCCCGGAGAAGCGCAGTCTCCCGGGCCCCCAGAGAACGGCGCGACAAGAAGCCCAGGCCCAGGGAGCAGacatttgctcaaggtcacacagccagtcagaGGCCGGTTCTTagctcccagcacccagcacaggtcTCTGTGCTCCTCAGAACCCAGGGGGTCCCTCCGTCTCCTCTGCCgccctcctccttctttctcaaCTAGGAAGCAGAACGCAATTTGCCCCCTGTGAGAAATTCCAGCTAGACTTTGCTCTGTGGGGTGGGTGAGAAGGacttaaaaaatgcttaaaaattacCCCTTTGGAAAGGCGGGTGGGTCTGGCAGCTGAGTACTTACCTGCCCTGCGGGTGGCCAGCCTCTGCTCTGCGCCACCCCACAGCTCAGCTGCTCTGCCCAGCTGAGGCCCCATCTGTCCCCTGAGTTCCTAGATGCAGCTGGTGGCCACCCTGGGGAGTCATGCCCTCGGGTGCAAGCAGTGCGTGACAGACCTGGTCACCTGGGGTGCCAGAAGGGACACAAATGTCTTCTCTCCGGGCCCGAGGTTCTGCATCCGCCTGGACTGGCCTGGATTGGGGAGTGCCTGAGGCTGGGCCAGGCAGTGGCTCTGCAGCTGGCTTGCATATGCCTCAGCTATCCCAGGCCACAGGGACTGACCACACCATGCCCCCACATTGTCAGCCTGGGGATGTCCCTCTAGCCCAGTGTCCCCAGTGTCCAGCTCCATCCACCAGCTGCCCCTTTGGCCCCATCTAATTGTTCAACAATGAAGCCCTCAAGCTGGAAAAACCTGCCCTGCTTCCTTTACACAAAGGATTCTATTGTACACACCTGCCTTTACGGAAGGCCAGCCTTCCTACCCCCAGGACACGCCCCTCCTCCAACCGCATCCATGCTCGCATCCATGCCTGCATCCATGCCCACTCCAGCCTCTCTCGGCTGCAGGACAGCTTCCTGCCTGCCGGACGTCAGCAGCAAACACCAGACACCAAGAAGGTAAGTAACCTGCCCCGAGGGTCACGCAGCTAGTAAGCAACAAAGCCCAGGTGTGAACCTGGGGAGTCGAGACTCAGAGAGCACAGCCCTCCCTAGCTCCACCAAGATTAATCTCATCAGGCCACCAGGCAAACAGCTACTGCAGCCTGTTCTGCTTCTTTATCTGCGCGCAGGGCCCCTATTTACAATTGTGCGGGCTGTACTGGGTACAAAGGAGCTTGGACAAGAGGGTGAGTGGAGGCTGGTGTTGCCCTGTGCTGGCCCAGCTGGCAGGGGCTGTCTCTGGCCAGAGAAAGGGGTCTTTTTGTAACTCACACGTCAAGCCGAGTATCCTCAGGGATCCTACAGAGGGCGCGTTTTTCTTATTTGTACCAAAGTGCCACTCGGGCCAGCAGGACCGGCTCTGTGTCGGGGGGGTCTGGGCTTCCCCACAAGACCTGGAGCTCTCAAGGCAGGCTGGGCCTCCCCATCTCCCCGAACTGTGCCGTGCTGAGGACAGGGGTGTCCAGCCTCCACTCCCCAGGTACAGaacccctctccccctccccctggacCTGGTCCTCCATCATAAGGAGGGTATCTTGGACATAGGCTACATAATAATGCCTTCTCACCTGCAAACTCATTGAAATGGTTGCCAATGTCAAAAGCTTGGTAATTGTAGCCGGCATATTCGTAGTCAATGAACCGCACATGACCTACAAGGTAGAGGAGAGGCAGTGACAGTTAGCCCCTGACCTGGAAATGGGGCCGGGTCAAGCTTCCACAGACCTCAGGAACACACCCACTGACTCCCCCTGGCCACTGCAGCAACCCAGCCTCACCCAGCTTCCCAGTGACAGTCTTCTAAGCTGCTTCCTTCCACCTGTCCATTTGCCACCTGCCCTTTCCCCAGCTCCAGCTGCCCCTCTCACATAGCTGGGTTCTCAGGCTCTGTCCATCTACAGACGTCTGTCCTCAGCATGGCTGAGGACCAGAAGTAAAGCGGAGCACTCCCCGGGGGTGATGCTCTAATCGGGAACACAGCGAGGTTCTCTCTGTGAAGGCTCTGTGCCGCCAAGATACCCTCGTAAGCCCAAAACATAGTCGGGGGAATGGCTCCACCAACCACGATTTTGAGTCTTGGCAAAGATTTTTCTAAGTGGGAATCtgtgtctttttcatttctctcctaCAAATTAACTTGAGCCCTACACCAGCAGGTCTCACTTCGCTTGTCCAAGTGCCAGGCTGAGGAAGAGGACCCTGAAGCCAGCAGGTCAACCAGCCCAagccctgctgctgcccagctGGGGCCAGAGAAGCCATACCTTTGGTGCTGTCATAGATAATATTCTTGCAGAGCAGGTCATTGTGACAGAACACCACAGGGGAGTCCAACTGGGGCAGGTGCTCCTTCAGCCAGGCCAGCTCCTGTTCCAACACTTCGACCTTAGGGACATCTGCAGAAAGGCTGGACAGGGGCAAAAAGTGGCCAGTGGAGGGAGGGCTGAGAGCAGACAGGCAGGTGCTTGGCCTCCAAAGCCCTGAGCTCTGGCCCTCTCCTGACTTCTTACTGCAGAGGGACCTTTGACCTTCCCTTCTGTCATCTGGAAAATGGCACTGAGCTTTCCTGTCTTTCTGACTTCTGTGGTTACTCCAAGAAGCTGACTAAAACGTGAACATAAAAATCATCTTGCAAAGCATAAAAACCCTAACCAAACAGCACCCTGCTGCTTCATGAAAGGGAAAGGGATATCGGACGGAGGCACAGGGAGatgtcaggggaggggagggcgagTGTCCCACCTCAGTTACTCCAGACTAGGACAACcggggcggcgggggaggggcgcaGACAGGCCTGCTCTCAGGACAGTAGGAACAGCTCCTGGGGAAGGTGTGGCTGTGGAGAACAAGACCCCGCAAAGCTCCCCCAGTGTAAGAGTAACAGCGCCCCAGGAGGGCGGGAGCACTGGCGCCCTcttgaggaggcagagggatgtCCTGGTGTGTCTCCCTCACGCTCTAGCAGCCAGCGGTACAGGGGGAAAGGACCAGAGATCATCCAGTCCAACTTCCCATTGCACAGCAAGACCACCTGGGCCGAGACTAGAAAGCAAAAAAATTGCTTCTTGGGTCCACTTCTACGAGGCCTAGGGGATATCAGGGCCTTTCAGTCAGAAAGCTCTTGCTCTGGAACGCCCCAGCAATGCCCCTTCCCCCTCGAACCGTGAGTGtttccctgccccaggcccctgcctgtGTGTGGGCAACTTGGGGGCAGGAACAAAGACACGTGGAGGCCGCCTGTCCCTCCGCCCCACCCTGTCCTGCTGCAGATGGCAggcatttctgctgaaaaaagTACACGTGGAGGGATGGTTGAACAGGTCGATCGATGCCTTCTCAGAGGccgtggggaggctggggagggcggACTGCGCTCTGAGGCTCTGAACTTTGGTCCCTGGAAGCACACAGGTCTGTGTACACTGAAAAGCCAAATAGTTAGCAGAGCCCTTAAAACCCTGGAACCACCAATGGGTCGAggggaggaggctagggtgttcCCTCCATCCATGTGTGTCCTGTTTGCTTTCTTGTCCAGGGCGGTGCGGGTACGTGCAGGAGGATGAGAAGGAGACACCCCCTGTCTGGTCCTCCCACAGGATGCCCCATCGCCCCTCACCCAGCCCAGAAGCCAGACTCAGGGAATAGTATTCAGCAACTAAGGCACCCCCTCTGGAAAAGGACGGGCAGCACGCCCCCGACCCAGGTTTTGAGAAGGTCAGAGCCAAAGTGGATCTTAGGGCCCCAGTCCAACTCCATGGGGAAACCTAGGCTCAAGGAAGGGCAGAGgcttcctccagcctccagatGCGTCTTACACAGCTGGGTACTCTACTTCCTCACCTAAGGAAAGGAGTCCTCAGCCTTTCCAAGAATCCCAAATCAAGTCGAGCCTACGAACTGTGGGGGGGGCTCTGCACAGGCCACTCCAAGCCCAGGAGTCTGCTAGGGGCGGGAAGATGCATTTCAATCTTGGCTTTCCTTAGGAAGCTAcgttttcttttaagattcttttttttcttccttggacTGAGACCGTCCAAAGTTAAGAATTAGGAGGCTTCCTTTGGTTCGACCAAGTCGCAGCCTGAAAAACAGGTCTTTGACATCCAAGATGCCTGCTGCCCAGGCCCTGACCTCTGTCTGAGCCCTACCTTACCCATCCCAAGGCCACGCATCTGGCTGCTGTGGGAACAACCCAGGCCTTCCACCTCCCTGGGCAGCCTACCTCAGCCACCCTGCTTCCCTCCTCTGAACACTTGAAACATTGCCAGCTTTGCTACCTTCAGCCCTGGCATAACTCAACTCTCAAGGCTGTGGGGTTGGCAGAAGAGTAACCACCACCGCATCACAGAAACTTTCACATCCCAGGCGGCACGGCTCCTCCTACTCCTCCGTCCTTCAGAGGCAGCAAGAAGCGCGTGAAGGGCCTCCTCAGGGAAGCCGGGGGGTCCTTCCTGAAGAAGGCGCTGCTGCCTGGCAAGTGTCCGCTCAGTGCTCAGGACCCAGGTGGCGGGGTGGATGGGAAATACCCTCAACCCATGGAGAAGTGTTTCTAAGTGTTGGAACTTACCAGCCCATCACCTTTGCCCTCATACCAATCAACCTATCTCCTCTGAAGCAGTTATAACCCCACATTCCCCAGCCACCCTGGACTCCTCCATGCCCAACCCAACACCGAGACCACCAGATCTATTTCCACCAGGTCTGACTCACCCTCCTATTCTCCATCCCCTCTACCCCCTGCAGTGAAGCTGCCCTAGGGCAACGTTCCTCAGAATGTGGTTCCTTGATCTCCTGCCTCAGGATCACCTGGGGAGCCTgccaaaatgcagattcccagggtCCAATGCAAGCCCTCCCAATCAGTCTCCAGGGTGAGGCTTGGACTGTGCACTGAGCAAGCACCCTAGGGGAGTCTCATGCTCAAATTTGGGAATCCCAGTCCT
Proteins encoded in this region:
- the ETNK2 gene encoding ethanolamine kinase 2 isoform X1, producing MAVPPSAPLPCSPFYLRRQASCPQCSWGMEEKAAAGAGCREPPGPPRAAAVPCFGISVDQDDILPGALRLIRELRPHWKPEQVRTKRFTDGITNKLVACYVEEDMRDCVLVRVYGERTELLVDRENEVRNFQLLRAHGCAPKLYCTFQNGLCYEYMRGMALGPEHIREPRLFRLIALEMAKIHTIHANGSLPKPTLWHKMHNYFTLVKNEINPSLSADVPKVEVLEQELAWLKEHLPQLDSPVVFCHNDLLCKNIIYDSTKGHVRFIDYEYAGYNYQAFDIGNHFNEFAGVNEVDYCWYPARETQLQWLGYYLQAQKGAAAAPREVERLYVQVNKFALASHFFWALWALIQNQFSTIDFDFLRRSSFLLTACHLLTAYHLPTAYQPPTHSLPPTHSLPTTYSQPTTYPQPTNHLLTAYRLLTAYQPPTHSLPPTHSLPTAYSPPTAYSQPTNHLLTAYRLLTAYQPPTHRLPPTHSLPPTHSLPPTHSLPTAYSQPTNHLLTAYLPPTHRLPPTHSLPPTHSLPPTHSLPTAYSQPATYSQPAAYS
- the ETNK2 gene encoding ethanolamine kinase 2 isoform X3, with the translated sequence MAKIHTIHANGSLPKPTLWHKMHNYFTLVKNEINPSLSADVPKVEVLEQELAWLKEHLPQLDSPVVFCHNDLLCKNIIYDSTKGHVRFIDYEYAGYNYQAFDIGNHFNEFAGVNEVDYCWYPARETQLQWLGYYLQAQKGAAAAPREVERLYVQVNKFALASHFFWALWALIQNQFSTIDFDFLRRSSFLLTACHLLTAYHLPTAYQPPTHSLPPTHSLPTTYSQPTTYPQPTNHLLTAYRLLTAYQPPTHSLPPTHSLPTAYSPPTAYSQPTNHLLTAYRLLTAYQPPTHRLPPTHSLPPTHSLPPTHSLPTAYSQPTNHLLTAYLPPTHRLPPTHSLPPTHSLPPTHSLPTAYSQPATYSQPAAYS